In Acidobacteriota bacterium, one genomic interval encodes:
- a CDS encoding protein kinase — protein MPIARQIAEALEAAHELGIIHRDLKPANIKVRDDGVVKVLDFGLAKALDSRTSGPQDPSNSPTLTARATQIGTILGTAAYMAPEQAKGRSVDRRADIWAFGVVLYEMLTAQRCFKGEDVSDTLAAVLRQDVDWAALPADTPPRLKRLLERCLDRDVKQRLRDIGEARVEIAKIEAGAPDTSVVSVASAAAAPVPARSAAVPWAIAAAATIALVTAVAMWAPWKAAPPAQAMHLSIVPPAALAYASATFERSLAISPDGTRVVYVSAPDGKLVVRAIDSIEAEPIPGITGARQPFFSYDGKWIGFSQGATELKKVSITGGPAVTICKLTAPPRGATWGADDTIVFATAGTTIGLLSVPSGGGQEPKELTKPGAGLGDHLFPTLLPGGRAVLFTIVSAAAENSEVAVLDLNTGEQKILIRGGSQAEYVAPLGGARGGPGYLVYGVAGTLRAVRFDLKTLEVRGDAVPVADRVTMGPNGSAQFAVSETGALTYAPGSYSVEGARRSLIWLDRKGQETPSTMHPFRNMPRCTSHQTTRAWPSRSTVSSTPTFGCGDSRMRPWRS, from the coding sequence TTGCCCATCGCGCGCCAGATCGCCGAGGCGCTCGAGGCCGCGCACGAACTCGGCATCATCCACCGCGACCTGAAGCCCGCCAACATCAAGGTGCGAGACGACGGTGTGGTGAAGGTGCTGGATTTTGGCTTGGCCAAAGCCTTGGACTCCAGGACTTCGGGACCCCAGGACCCCTCAAACTCGCCGACGCTCACCGCTCGCGCCACCCAGATCGGCACCATCCTCGGTACGGCGGCGTACATGGCGCCGGAGCAGGCGAAGGGGCGCAGCGTTGACCGGCGCGCCGACATCTGGGCGTTCGGTGTCGTGTTGTACGAGATGCTGACGGCCCAGCGCTGTTTCAAGGGAGAAGACGTCTCGGACACGCTCGCGGCCGTGCTGCGGCAGGATGTGGATTGGGCCGCGCTGCCCGCCGACACGCCGCCACGACTGAAGCGCCTGCTCGAAAGGTGCCTCGATCGCGACGTGAAGCAGCGCCTGCGCGACATCGGTGAGGCGCGCGTCGAGATTGCGAAGATCGAAGCGGGCGCGCCTGACACGTCGGTGGTGAGCGTCGCGAGTGCGGCTGCTGCGCCTGTGCCAGCTCGCAGCGCCGCCGTCCCCTGGGCCATCGCGGCCGCAGCCACCATCGCGCTCGTGACGGCAGTCGCAATGTGGGCGCCGTGGAAGGCCGCACCGCCTGCGCAGGCGATGCACCTCTCGATCGTGCCTCCCGCGGCGCTGGCGTACGCCTCCGCCACATTCGAGCGGAGCCTGGCGATTTCGCCAGACGGCACACGCGTGGTGTATGTGTCAGCCCCGGACGGCAAGCTTGTGGTGCGAGCGATCGACAGTATCGAAGCAGAACCGATCCCGGGCATCACGGGCGCGCGCCAGCCGTTTTTTTCATACGACGGAAAGTGGATCGGGTTTTCACAGGGCGCGACCGAGCTGAAGAAGGTCTCGATTACGGGCGGACCCGCCGTGACGATCTGCAAGCTCACGGCTCCACCGCGCGGGGCCACCTGGGGTGCCGATGACACGATTGTGTTCGCCACCGCCGGCACAACCATCGGCTTGCTCTCGGTACCATCCGGAGGAGGACAGGAACCCAAGGAACTGACAAAGCCCGGCGCTGGCCTGGGCGATCACCTCTTTCCCACTCTGCTGCCTGGTGGCCGAGCCGTGCTCTTCACCATCGTCTCGGCGGCGGCCGAGAACTCGGAGGTCGCCGTGCTCGATCTCAACACCGGTGAGCAGAAGATCCTGATTCGAGGCGGCAGCCAGGCGGAATACGTCGCGCCCCTCGGCGGTGCTCGGGGCGGGCCCGGCTACCTCGTGTATGGCGTGGCAGGCACGCTTCGTGCGGTTCGGTTTGATCTGAAGACATTGGAAGTCCGGGGAGATGCGGTGCCGGTGGCCGACCGTGTCACCATGGGCCCGAACGGTTCCGCGCAGTTCGCCGTGTCAGAGACCGGTGCCCTCACGTACGCGCCAGGTTCCTACAGCGTGGAAGGTGCCAGGCGTTCCCTGATCTGGCTGGATCGGAAAGGCCAGGAAACCCCATCAACAATGCACCCCTTCAGGAATATGCCGCGTTGCACCTCTCACCAGACAACACGAGCGTGGCCGTCCAGATCAACAGTGTCCTCAACTCCGACATTTGGGTGTGGCGATTCAAGGATGAGACCCTGGAGAAGCTGA